The proteins below are encoded in one region of Paenibacillus albus:
- the smpB gene encoding SsrA-binding protein SmpB — MASKKSDGKQLAQNKKASHDYFIEETFEAGMVLMGTEIKSLRTGRANISDAFATIRNGEIFIHNLHISPFDQGNRSNPEDPTRTRKLLMHKSQIHKLLGQSKQEGYTIVPLKIYVRNGYAKLLLGLGKGKKQYDKRESAAKKDAQRDIQRALREKQKVAR; from the coding sequence GTGGCAAGCAAGAAAAGTGACGGCAAACAGCTCGCACAGAATAAGAAGGCTTCCCATGACTATTTCATCGAGGAGACCTTCGAAGCGGGCATGGTGTTGATGGGGACGGAGATTAAGTCGCTGCGGACAGGCAGAGCGAACATAAGCGATGCGTTCGCGACCATTCGTAACGGCGAGATTTTCATTCACAACCTGCATATTAGTCCATTCGATCAAGGAAACCGAAGCAACCCTGAGGATCCAACGCGGACTCGCAAGCTGCTCATGCATAAGTCGCAAATTCATAAGCTGCTCGGTCAATCGAAGCAAGAAGGCTATACGATTGTGCCGCTCAAGATCTATGTTCGCAACGGCTACGCGAAGCTGCTGCTCGGCCTTGGTAAAGGTAAGAAGCAGTACGACAAGCGAGAATCGGCGGCGAAGAAGGATGCGCAGCGTGATATCCAGCGTGCATTGCGTGAGAAACAGAAGGTAGCTCGCTAA
- a CDS encoding HD domain-containing protein translates to MSVSVLCTNAEKFADKVRELPNFRGVSLPDIKEKVENLLSMIGREGVFSTYTKHDISHIESMLYSLDWLIPESTQKAFTSVDWLLIVLTVYFHDLGMLVTKDEYKQREVNSLYTDFRKWITEDPSGKDYLSRAKELDDEEKEKFFIKNS, encoded by the coding sequence ATGTCGGTTTCCGTATTATGTACCAATGCAGAAAAATTCGCTGATAAAGTTAGGGAGTTACCAAACTTTAGAGGAGTCTCTTTACCTGATATTAAGGAGAAAGTCGAAAATTTATTGTCAATGATTGGTCGAGAAGGTGTATTTTCAACTTATACAAAACATGATATTAGTCATATTGAGTCGATGTTGTATAGTTTAGATTGGCTAATTCCAGAATCTACTCAGAAGGCATTTACTAGCGTAGATTGGTTACTCATTGTATTAACGGTATATTTTCATGATTTGGGTATGCTTGTAACTAAGGATGAGTATAAGCAGAGAGAAGTAAACTCTTTGTATACTGATTTCCGTAAATGGATTACTGAGGACCCATCAGGAAAGGACTACTTATCCAGGGCTAAGGAACTGGATGATGAAGAAAAAGAAAAGTTTTTTATCAAGAATTCGT